The Myxocyprinus asiaticus isolate MX2 ecotype Aquarium Trade chromosome 26, UBuf_Myxa_2, whole genome shotgun sequence genome has a window encoding:
- the LOC127417364 gene encoding programmed cell death protein 5-like — translation MADEELEVIRQQRMAELQAKNADPSSEQQGQQEAKQRETEMRNSILAQVLDQSARARLSNLALVKPDKSKAVENYLIQMARFGQLGGKITEVGLIEILEKVSQQTDKKTTVKFNRRRVMDSDEDDDD, via the exons ATGGCTGATGAAGAATTAGAAGTCATCAGACAGCAACGAATGGCCGAACTGCAGGCGAAAAATGCG GACCCTTCCAGTGAGCAGCAGGGACAGCAGGAGGCCAAACAGAG AGAGACAGAAATGAGGAATTCAATATTGGCGCAAGTGTTGGATCAGTCTGCCCGTGCCAGGT TGAGTAATTTGGCTCTTGTAAAGCCAGATAAATCAAAAGCTGTGGAAAATTACCTGATACAGATGGCTCGCTTTGGACAGCTTGGAGGAAAG attaCAGAGGTTGGTTTGATAGAAATCCTTGAAAAAGTCAGTCAACAAACAGACAAGAAGACCACTGTAAAG TTTAACCGGCGGCGGGTGATGGACtccgatgaagacgatgatgactGA